A region from the Mustela erminea isolate mMusErm1 chromosome 10, mMusErm1.Pri, whole genome shotgun sequence genome encodes:
- the TAL1 gene encoding T-cell acute lymphocytic leukemia protein 1 isoform X1, translating to MTERPPSEAAHSDPPLEGRDAAAAEARMAPPHLVLLNGVAKETSRAAPAEPPVIELGARSGPGGGPAGGGGAARDLKGRDAAATAEARHRVPTTELCRPPGPAPASAPAELPGDGRMVQLSPPALAAPAAPGRALLYSLSQPLASLGSGFFGEPDAFPMFTTNNRVKRRPSPYEMEITDGPHTKVVRRIFTNSRERWRQQNVNGAFAELRKLIPTHPPDKKLSKNEILRLAMKYINFLAKLLNDQEEEGTQRAKPGKDPVVGAGGGGGGGGGGAPPDDLLQDVLSPNSSCGSSLDGAASPDSYTEEPAPKHTARSLHPAMLPAADGAGPR from the exons ATGACGGAGCGGCCGCCCAGCGAGGCGGCCCACAGTGACCCCCCGCTCGAGGGACGGGACGCGGCCGCGGCCGAGGCCCGCATGGCCCCCCCGCACCTGGTCCTGCTGAACGGCGTCGCCAAGGAGACGAGCCGCGCGGCCCCCGCGGAGCCCCCGGTCATCGAGCTGGGCGCGCGTAGCGGTCCGGGGGGCGGCCCCGCTGGTGGGGGCGGCGCCGCGCGGGACTTAAAGGGCCGCGACGCGGCTGCGACGGCCGAAGCGCGCCATCGGGTGCCCACCACCGAGCTGTGCAGACCTCCGGGGCCCGCGCCCGCCTCGGCCCCCGCGGAGCTGCCCGGTGACGGCCGCATGGTGCAGCTGAGCCCGCCCGCGCTGgcggcccccgccgcccccggccgCGCGCTGCTCTACAGCCTCAGCCAGCCGCTGGCCTCGCTCGGCAG TGGGTTCTTTGGGGAGCCAGATGCCTTCCCTATGTTCACCACCAACAATCGAGTGAAGAGGAGACCCTCCCCTTATGAGATGGAGATTACTGATG GTCCCCACACCAAAGTAGTGCGACGCATCTTCACCAACAGCCGAGAACGATGGCGGCAGCAGAATGTGAATGGGGCCTTTGCTGAGCTCCGCAAGCTGATCCCCACACATCCCCCAGACAAGAAGCTTAGCAAGAACGAGATCCTCCGCTTGGCCATGAAGTACATCAACTTCCTGGCCAAGCTGCTCAatgaccaggaggaggagggtacCCAGCGGGCCAAGCCTGGCAAGGACCCCGTGGTGGGGGCtggtggtggaggaggtgggggagggggcggtgcaCCTCCTGATGACCTCCTGCAGGACGTGCTGTCCCCGAACTCCAGCTGCGGCAGCTCACTGGATGGGGCGGCCAGCCCGGACAGCTACACGGAAGAGCCGGCCCCCAAGCACACAGCCCGCAGCCTCCATCCCGCCATGCTGCCAGCCGCTGATGGAGCAGGCCCTCGGTGA
- the TAL1 gene encoding T-cell acute lymphocytic leukemia protein 1 isoform X2, with protein MCLNALTVQFFWKLPSSVDSGFFGEPDAFPMFTTNNRVKRRPSPYEMEITDGPHTKVVRRIFTNSRERWRQQNVNGAFAELRKLIPTHPPDKKLSKNEILRLAMKYINFLAKLLNDQEEEGTQRAKPGKDPVVGAGGGGGGGGGGAPPDDLLQDVLSPNSSCGSSLDGAASPDSYTEEPAPKHTARSLHPAMLPAADGAGPR; from the exons ATGTGTCTGAATGCACTCACCGTGCAATTCTTCTGGAAGCTGCCATCCTCGGTGGACAG TGGGTTCTTTGGGGAGCCAGATGCCTTCCCTATGTTCACCACCAACAATCGAGTGAAGAGGAGACCCTCCCCTTATGAGATGGAGATTACTGATG GTCCCCACACCAAAGTAGTGCGACGCATCTTCACCAACAGCCGAGAACGATGGCGGCAGCAGAATGTGAATGGGGCCTTTGCTGAGCTCCGCAAGCTGATCCCCACACATCCCCCAGACAAGAAGCTTAGCAAGAACGAGATCCTCCGCTTGGCCATGAAGTACATCAACTTCCTGGCCAAGCTGCTCAatgaccaggaggaggagggtacCCAGCGGGCCAAGCCTGGCAAGGACCCCGTGGTGGGGGCtggtggtggaggaggtgggggagggggcggtgcaCCTCCTGATGACCTCCTGCAGGACGTGCTGTCCCCGAACTCCAGCTGCGGCAGCTCACTGGATGGGGCGGCCAGCCCGGACAGCTACACGGAAGAGCCGGCCCCCAAGCACACAGCCCGCAGCCTCCATCCCGCCATGCTGCCAGCCGCTGATGGAGCAGGCCCTCGGTGA